The following are encoded together in the Pleurocapsa sp. FMAR1 genome:
- the ndhC gene encoding photosynthetic/respiratory NAD(P)H-quinone oxidoreductase subunit C: MFVLNGYEYFLGFLLICSAVPALALTASKLLRPSNGGPERQTTYESGMEPIGGAWIQFNIRYYMFALVFVVFDVETVFLYPWAVAFSRLGLLAFVEALIFIAILVVALVYAWRKGALEWS, from the coding sequence TTGTTTGTTCTCAATGGCTATGAATATTTCTTGGGTTTCTTACTTATCTGTAGTGCAGTTCCAGCCCTAGCTCTAACTGCTTCTAAACTACTAAGACCCAGTAACGGCGGTCCTGAACGTCAAACAACTTACGAATCTGGAATGGAACCTATTGGGGGAGCCTGGATTCAATTTAATATCCGTTATTATATGTTCGCTTTGGTTTTCGTTGTCTTTGATGTAGAAACAGTATTTTTATATCCCTGGGCAGTAGCTTTCAGCCGCTTAGGATTGTTAGCATTTGTAGAAGCATTAATATTTATTGCCATCTTGGTAGTTGCTTTAGTATACGCGTGGAGAAAAGGAGCTTTGGAATGGTCATGA